A single region of the Demequina sp. genome encodes:
- a CDS encoding RNA polymerase sigma factor: MAEWQDTMEHLVRDRERALLGYAFLVCGDATRAQDLVQDALVRTFSRERKGLTVVNAEGYVRRAITSVFIDEYRRGQRWQRVQHLFREEEPARDPVHAIAAGSDVHAALATLSPRERTCVVLRYFDDLTVPQISRHLGIAEGSVKRYLADAVGRLQLALGDIEAEDETTIVQPPKGSSGGNQP, from the coding sequence ATGGCCGAGTGGCAAGACACGATGGAGCACCTCGTGCGCGATCGTGAGCGCGCGCTGCTCGGCTACGCGTTCCTGGTGTGCGGCGACGCGACCCGGGCTCAGGACCTGGTCCAGGACGCGTTGGTGCGCACCTTCTCTCGCGAGCGCAAGGGTCTCACGGTGGTCAACGCGGAGGGCTATGTCCGACGCGCGATCACGTCCGTCTTCATCGATGAGTACCGGCGCGGTCAGCGCTGGCAACGAGTGCAGCACCTCTTCCGCGAGGAGGAGCCCGCGCGGGACCCGGTTCACGCCATCGCGGCGGGGTCCGACGTTCACGCGGCTCTCGCGACCCTCTCACCTCGGGAGCGGACGTGCGTGGTGCTGCGCTACTTCGACGACCTCACGGTGCCGCAGATCTCGCGGCACCTCGGGATCGCGGAAGGCTCCGTCAAGCGCTATCTGGCCGACGCTGTTGGGCGTCTGCAGTTGGCGCTCGGTGACATTGAGGCAGAGGACGAGACGACCATCGTGCAGCCCCCGAAGGGCTCAAGTGGAGGGAACCAACCATGA
- a CDS encoding pilus assembly protein TadG-related protein, translating to MSRDGSSDSGSATVAVVALLAVAITVGLAIAAAAGIAADRVDARAAADLAALAGAHQARQNLAGMGRDPCAVADRAAAANAAELTACRAWGDGSVQVTVASGRAKASARAGPDGEAGERERPGGGSG from the coding sequence GTGAGCAGGGATGGGAGCAGCGACAGCGGCAGCGCGACGGTGGCGGTCGTCGCGCTGCTCGCCGTCGCGATCACCGTGGGGCTTGCCATCGCGGCGGCGGCCGGGATAGCCGCCGATCGTGTCGATGCGCGCGCGGCCGCCGACCTCGCCGCGCTCGCCGGCGCCCACCAAGCGCGGCAGAACCTCGCCGGCATGGGTCGGGACCCGTGCGCGGTCGCAGACCGCGCGGCGGCCGCGAACGCGGCCGAGCTCACCGCATGCCGAGCGTGGGGCGACGGGTCGGTGCAGGTGACCGTGGCGTCGGGCCGTGCAAAGGCGAGCGCGCGAGCCGGGCCGGACGGGGAGGCCGGAGAAAGAGAGAGGCCCGGCGGTGGCTCGGGCTGA
- a CDS encoding pilus assembly protein, which produces MRGDRGSTTVEFALSLPAVVLVLASVLAGARHAADAVVAREAAATAARVALVDGESAGERAGRAVAPGRVTVRLATSDGWWVARATLRVPGPLPDVIATAKAYQP; this is translated from the coding sequence ATGCGCGGCGACCGCGGCTCAACGACGGTGGAGTTCGCGCTCTCGCTGCCGGCCGTGGTGCTCGTGCTGGCGTCGGTGCTGGCCGGGGCACGCCACGCGGCCGACGCCGTGGTCGCCAGGGAGGCGGCCGCTACCGCCGCGCGGGTTGCGTTGGTGGACGGGGAGTCGGCGGGAGAGCGCGCGGGCAGGGCGGTGGCGCCGGGACGCGTCACCGTCCGCCTGGCCACCTCCGACGGGTGGTGGGTCGCGCGCGCGACCCTCAGGGTTCCCGGCCCTCTCCCCGACGTCATCGCAACCGCAAAGGCGTATCAGCCGTGA
- a CDS encoding DUF4244 domain-containing protein yields the protein MRKWNWRAVDWRSDRGMATVEYAMVTVAAAAFAGVLIALLKSAAVRDLLMGIVKSALGG from the coding sequence ATGAGGAAATGGAACTGGCGCGCTGTTGATTGGCGCAGCGACCGTGGCATGGCCACCGTCGAGTACGCGATGGTGACGGTCGCGGCCGCCGCCTTCGCGGGAGTGCTGATCGCGCTGCTCAAATCGGCCGCCGTGCGCGACCTGCTCATGGGCATCGTCAAGTCCGCGCTCGGCGGCTAG
- a CDS encoding type II secretion system F family protein, which translates to MPDDPLAQAAAVVGLLRAGLPPAEAFVEGGWGQAGEDGAPLGATPELAVAARLAHATGAPLAPILEACAAAAREEAEAALARDVALAGPRMSARVLAWLPLAGLALAVLIDAGVLRVLASAIGAALVAVAALLTIAGRWWMRRLVSRAQSPPTATGVMLHAVRAALAAGADIPSALAAVGNAMAPEPTLASEGARLQSVALALANGEVWDEAWQGAGLLELADGLRLAWTRGSHAAPMLLAAAAGADLRRRRAAQVAAGELSVRLTLPLALCLLPAFVVAGILPLLVSLVGGIQ; encoded by the coding sequence ATGCCTGACGACCCGTTGGCCCAGGCCGCGGCGGTGGTGGGGCTCTTGCGCGCGGGCCTGCCGCCCGCGGAGGCGTTCGTCGAGGGCGGATGGGGTCAGGCGGGCGAGGACGGGGCGCCTCTGGGGGCCACGCCGGAGCTCGCGGTCGCCGCGCGGCTCGCGCACGCCACGGGCGCCCCGCTCGCCCCGATCCTCGAGGCGTGCGCCGCGGCCGCTCGCGAGGAGGCGGAGGCGGCGCTCGCCCGGGACGTCGCCCTCGCCGGCCCGCGCATGTCCGCTCGCGTCCTCGCGTGGCTTCCGCTCGCCGGCCTCGCGCTCGCGGTGCTGATCGACGCGGGCGTGCTGCGGGTGCTCGCGAGCGCGATCGGCGCGGCGCTCGTGGCTGTTGCCGCACTGCTGACGATCGCCGGCCGCTGGTGGATGCGGCGCCTCGTGTCGCGGGCGCAGTCGCCGCCAACGGCGACCGGAGTGATGCTCCACGCCGTGCGCGCGGCCCTCGCGGCGGGGGCCGACATCCCGAGCGCGCTCGCGGCCGTTGGCAACGCGATGGCGCCGGAGCCCACGCTCGCGAGCGAGGGCGCACGCCTCCAGTCGGTGGCGCTCGCGTTGGCGAACGGCGAGGTGTGGGACGAGGCGTGGCAGGGCGCGGGCCTGCTTGAGCTGGCCGACGGGCTGCGGCTCGCCTGGACGCGGGGGTCGCACGCCGCGCCAATGCTGCTTGCCGCCGCCGCTGGGGCCGACCTGCGGCGGCGCCGGGCCGCTCAGGTGGCGGCCGGAGAGCTTTCCGTGCGGCTCACGCTGCCGTTGGCGCTGTGCCTGCTGCCCGCCTTCGTGGTCGCGGGCATCCTGCCTCTGCTGGTCTCCCTCGTGGGAGGCATCCAGTGA
- a CDS encoding TadA family conjugal transfer-associated ATPase: MKPGDDPLASLLALPGVTDVLVNGPGEVWVDRGFGCERAAVTFPGPDAVRALAVRLASVAGRRLDDAAPSVDARLPDGSRLHAVLPPVADGCTAISIRRVRAEPFALADLAVAGMVAPEVSRVLAALVAARASLLVTGGTGAGKTTLASTLLGLVDERERIVVVEEVGELNPAHPHVVRLVERRANVEGAGGVGLERLVREALRMRPDRIVLGECRGAELREVLTAYNTGHRGGLTTLHANSAADVPARLAALGALAGLPDRATHRLAAAGFDAVVHVERLPNGVRRVAEVAVLALGARGLLVRSALRDDGARGPGWDALAALVGDA; encoded by the coding sequence GTGAAACCTGGCGACGACCCCCTTGCTTCCCTCCTCGCGCTTCCGGGGGTGACGGACGTGCTCGTGAACGGCCCGGGGGAGGTGTGGGTGGATCGCGGTTTCGGCTGCGAACGGGCGGCGGTGACGTTTCCCGGGCCCGACGCTGTGCGAGCTTTGGCGGTGCGGCTCGCCTCCGTGGCCGGGAGGCGCTTGGACGACGCGGCGCCGAGCGTGGATGCGCGGCTGCCGGACGGGTCCAGGCTGCATGCCGTGCTGCCGCCCGTGGCCGATGGGTGCACGGCGATCTCGATCCGGCGGGTGCGGGCGGAGCCGTTTGCGCTTGCGGACCTGGCGGTAGCGGGAATGGTGGCTCCCGAGGTCTCCCGGGTGCTGGCCGCGCTCGTGGCGGCGCGCGCGTCGCTGCTGGTGACCGGGGGCACGGGCGCGGGGAAGACCACGCTCGCGTCCACGCTGCTTGGCCTCGTTGACGAGCGAGAGCGGATTGTCGTGGTCGAGGAGGTGGGGGAGCTCAACCCGGCCCACCCGCACGTGGTTCGCCTCGTTGAGCGGCGCGCCAACGTGGAGGGCGCGGGCGGGGTGGGGCTCGAGCGCCTCGTGCGCGAGGCGCTGCGGATGCGGCCGGACCGCATCGTGCTCGGCGAGTGCCGCGGTGCCGAGCTGCGCGAGGTGCTCACCGCCTACAACACGGGGCATCGCGGCGGGCTCACGACGCTTCACGCGAACTCGGCGGCCGATGTGCCAGCGCGGCTCGCCGCGCTTGGCGCTCTCGCGGGACTTCCCGACCGCGCAACGCACCGCCTCGCGGCCGCCGGCTTCGACGCCGTGGTCCACGTGGAACGGCTTCCGAATGGCGTGCGCAGGGTGGCTGAGGTGGCCGTGCTCGCGCTCGGCGCGCGCGGGCTGCTGGTGCGGTCTGCGCTGCGCGACGACGGCGCGCGGGGACCAGGGTGGGACGCGCTCGCGGCGCTGGTCGGCGATGCCTGA
- a CDS encoding HAD-IB family hydrolase produces MADKTRPAAFFDLDKTIIAMSSSSALSRPLLEGGLLTRTAALRTGYAALLFHMGGADERKTNRLRDALAELIRGWDVERLNEILDETLHEYIDPVVFEEALELIHAHHELGRDVVIVSASAEEVVRPIAALLGADAVIATRMTVEDGHFTGEIDFYAFGENKAVAMAELAAERGYDLARSYAYSDSITDMPMLQAVGHGYAVNPDRALRREALENGWGILRFRKPIALRSAPSPASVAVGVALVIGVVVGAVLVSRAVRRRRWE; encoded by the coding sequence ATGGCAGACAAGACGCGGCCGGCCGCGTTCTTCGACCTGGACAAGACCATCATTGCGATGAGCTCGTCCTCGGCCCTGTCGCGCCCGCTTCTTGAGGGCGGCCTGCTCACGCGAACGGCCGCGCTGCGCACCGGCTACGCCGCGCTGCTGTTCCACATGGGCGGCGCCGACGAGCGCAAGACCAACCGTCTGCGCGACGCCCTCGCGGAGCTCATCCGCGGGTGGGATGTTGAGCGGCTCAACGAGATCCTCGACGAGACGCTCCACGAGTACATCGACCCGGTGGTCTTCGAGGAGGCGCTCGAGCTGATCCACGCGCACCACGAACTCGGCAGGGACGTGGTGATCGTCAGCGCGTCCGCCGAGGAGGTGGTGCGACCCATCGCCGCGCTGCTGGGTGCGGACGCCGTGATCGCCACTCGCATGACCGTTGAGGACGGCCACTTCACCGGGGAGATCGACTTCTACGCGTTCGGCGAGAACAAGGCGGTCGCGATGGCGGAGCTCGCGGCCGAGCGCGGCTACGACCTCGCGCGAAGCTACGCGTACTCGGACTCGATCACGGACATGCCCATGCTCCAGGCCGTTGGCCACGGTTACGCCGTGAACCCCGACCGCGCCCTGCGCCGCGAGGCGCTCGAGAACGGCTGGGGGATCCTCCGCTTCCGCAAGCCCATCGCGCTTCGCTCGGCGCCGTCCCCCGCGTCGGTCGCCGTGGGCGTGGCGCTGGTGATTGGGGTGGTGGTCGGCGCCGTGCTCGTCTCGCGCGCGGTGCGCAGGCGCCGCTGGGAGTAG
- a CDS encoding GDSL-type esterase/lipase family protein translates to MGVRRSLGLALAVAFAVVGSVALGPAAVASDVDPSIAPETTRLMFVGDSITGSPGCWRAPVWVSLTNDGWPVDMVGILTANECGDVTNAVGEPFDADNTGIGGITATRMWIKLATDDVLGTYTPQVIVMLLGTNDLLGGSDADAILAQYDKLLQLYRDYRPSMRVVVGTPPPLDSGVCGCDAEQAALAEALPAWAEAASTDESPVMVADLSTGFDPATDTDDGIHPNDAGNAKLAAAWTPVIEDALAIQPVPTSAEPPTPIDSDQQEAAGEWWFLGGAIALTVAAARSSRSAADRDRFVMIPTPRKRRR, encoded by the coding sequence ATGGGGGTCCGACGCTCGCTTGGGTTGGCGCTGGCGGTCGCCTTCGCGGTGGTTGGGTCTGTGGCGCTTGGCCCGGCGGCGGTCGCGTCAGACGTGGACCCGAGCATCGCACCCGAGACGACCCGCCTGATGTTCGTGGGCGACTCGATCACGGGCTCCCCCGGCTGCTGGCGTGCACCCGTGTGGGTGTCGCTGACGAACGACGGCTGGCCCGTGGACATGGTGGGCATCCTTACCGCGAACGAATGCGGCGACGTCACGAACGCGGTGGGCGAGCCGTTTGACGCCGACAACACCGGGATCGGCGGCATCACCGCCACGCGCATGTGGATCAAGCTCGCCACCGACGACGTGCTGGGGACGTATACGCCGCAGGTGATCGTGATGCTGCTCGGCACCAACGACCTGCTCGGCGGCAGCGACGCGGATGCGATCCTCGCGCAGTACGACAAGCTGCTGCAGCTGTATCGGGACTACCGGCCATCGATGCGCGTGGTGGTGGGCACCCCTCCCCCGCTCGACTCCGGGGTGTGCGGGTGCGACGCGGAGCAGGCCGCGCTCGCGGAGGCACTGCCCGCATGGGCGGAGGCCGCGTCCACCGATGAGTCCCCCGTCATGGTCGCGGACCTCTCCACCGGCTTTGACCCGGCGACCGACACCGACGACGGCATCCACCCGAACGACGCGGGCAACGCCAAACTCGCGGCCGCGTGGACGCCCGTCATCGAGGATGCGCTCGCTATCCAGCCGGTTCCTACGAGCGCCGAACCGCCGACGCCGATCGACAGCGACCAGCAGGAGGCGGCGGGCGAGTGGTGGTTTCTAGGCGGAGCCATCGCGCTCACCGTTGCGGCGGCGCGTTCTTCGCGATCCGCCGCCGATCGTGACCGATTTGTGATGATTCCCACCCCACGAAAGCGCCGCCGCTGA
- a CDS encoding acyltransferase — protein sequence MSSTTALDPVAPDAIPADIAKEAPEGSQRKEHRIAGADGLRAAAALGVVFSHLFQRLAFDQHGTVWADIQGVAMKGAYGVSVFFVLSGTLLSLPFWTAYFSGDKMPSLRHYAKRRAARIVPGFYVALTVSFLAVLAWYPTTQHPLTRYLAGLSFLSGWHWLTFFPVESNGPLWSISLEVMSYIFMPIAMLGMFLIGRRRGWTGAGYWVGVLIVVVLVNQWITTTFIPSDDQKGWEFGDVGGAKTWLPYFNPVGFFAHFAMGIAAAGFIAWWRHRSGARRWGFDLLGLAGILGLAWLVWVNRFPYEPEFMGNFQNQPYLWPWLAVCAAVALVGASHSRLLGADHGQPVCAVHRDRLVRDLRVALPDGGARGVAHQRGVHLRQRLRPWALRDDVADGAGAGLRVRLRELVLDGEAGAAVQVGAQLALAPGPAPRRV from the coding sequence GTGTCATCGACGACCGCACTCGACCCAGTGGCCCCAGACGCCATCCCCGCCGACATCGCCAAGGAAGCCCCCGAGGGCAGCCAGCGCAAAGAGCATCGCATCGCGGGTGCGGACGGGCTGCGCGCCGCCGCGGCCCTTGGCGTGGTGTTCTCCCACCTCTTCCAGCGTCTCGCCTTCGACCAGCACGGCACCGTCTGGGCGGACATCCAGGGCGTCGCCATGAAGGGCGCCTACGGCGTCTCCGTCTTCTTCGTGCTCTCCGGTACCCTGCTGAGCCTGCCCTTCTGGACCGCCTACTTCAGCGGCGACAAGATGCCGTCGCTACGGCACTATGCCAAGCGTCGGGCAGCGCGCATTGTCCCCGGTTTCTATGTGGCCCTGACGGTGAGCTTCCTCGCCGTGCTCGCCTGGTACCCCACCACCCAGCACCCCCTCACCCGCTACCTCGCGGGCCTGAGCTTCCTGAGCGGCTGGCACTGGCTGACGTTCTTCCCCGTGGAGTCCAACGGGCCGCTGTGGTCCATCTCGCTCGAGGTGATGAGCTACATCTTCATGCCGATCGCGATGCTGGGCATGTTCCTCATCGGCCGCCGGCGCGGCTGGACGGGCGCGGGCTACTGGGTGGGTGTGCTGATTGTGGTCGTCCTGGTAAACCAGTGGATCACCACCACCTTCATCCCCTCGGACGACCAGAAGGGCTGGGAGTTCGGCGACGTCGGCGGCGCCAAGACGTGGCTGCCGTACTTCAACCCGGTCGGCTTCTTCGCGCACTTCGCGATGGGCATCGCGGCGGCAGGGTTCATCGCCTGGTGGCGGCACCGCTCCGGTGCCCGACGCTGGGGTTTCGACCTCCTTGGCCTCGCCGGAATCCTGGGGCTGGCTTGGCTCGTGTGGGTCAATCGCTTCCCCTACGAGCCCGAGTTCATGGGCAACTTCCAGAACCAGCCGTACCTGTGGCCGTGGCTCGCGGTGTGCGCGGCGGTGGCGCTCGTTGGCGCATCGCACTCTCGGCTGTTGGGGGCGGATCATGGACAACCGGTTTGCGCGGTACACCGCGACCGTCTCGTTCGGGATCTACGTGTGGCACTACCTGATGGTGGGGCTCGTGGAGTTGCTCACCAACGGGGAGTTCACCTACGGCAACGTCTACGACCTTGGGCGCTTCGGGATGATGTCGCTGACGGTGCTGGTGCTGGCCTACGCGTTCGCCTCCGCGAGCTGGTTCTGGATGGAGAAGCGGGTGCTGCAGTCCAAGTGGGCGCGCAGCTAGCGCTGGCCCCTGGCCCGGCGCCTCGACGGGTTTAG
- a CDS encoding DUF1990 domain-containing protein, giving the protein MAEFRSTARSRDVGDEGAFGPVAEAVLTWRIQQRAGFRIIVAPERAVLGGPFVARAPHLPVTTRCEVTEVIDEQDRAGFRYRTVPGHPLEGEELFLVERIGGRTVFTVSETSRPATLVAKLPGARAVQARINERYLDAAEEFAPTGS; this is encoded by the coding sequence ATGGCTGAGTTCCGTTCTACCGCGAGATCGCGCGACGTGGGCGACGAGGGGGCGTTCGGCCCAGTCGCCGAGGCGGTGCTCACGTGGCGGATCCAGCAGCGCGCGGGATTCCGCATCATCGTGGCGCCGGAGCGAGCCGTTCTAGGCGGGCCATTCGTCGCGCGCGCCCCGCACCTGCCGGTGACCACCCGCTGCGAGGTGACCGAGGTCATCGACGAGCAGGACCGCGCAGGCTTCCGCTACCGCACCGTGCCAGGTCACCCGCTTGAGGGCGAGGAGCTGTTCCTCGTGGAGCGCATTGGCGGCCGCACGGTGTTTACCGTGAGCGAGACCTCGCGCCCGGCGACCCTGGTGGCCAAGCTGCCCGGCGCCCGCGCCGTGCAGGCTCGGATCAACGAGCGCTACCTGGACGCCGCGGAGGAGTTCGCGCCTACGGGATCGTGA
- the acs gene encoding acetate--CoA ligase: MVNDAHPRQAHGTPALENLFTETRTFPPLVSFAAHANATAYEYKKADADRLEYWREQALRLSWHEPFTQILDWSDAPVAKWFYDGTLNACDNAVDRHIRHGRGDRVAFHFEGEPGDTQTLTYADIHERVQKAANGLLSLGVGKGDRVAIYLPQIPEAVVAMLACARIGAIHSVVFGGFSAESLRQRIDDAEAKLVITADGGNRRGAHLALKPLVDESLAPSENYPTPAASVEHVLVVKRTGQDTAWVEGRDLWWHDVVDPQPAEHEPEWVDAEHPLFILYTSGTTGKPKGLFHTTGGYLTGSATTHRLVFDLKPETDVYWCTADVGWITGHSYIVYGPMINGATQVLYEGTPNTPNTGRWWDIIQKYKVSILYTAPTAIRTVMKWGEAIPAQYDLSSLRLLGSVGEPINPEAWMWYREHIGGNRCPVVDTWWQTETGAIMISPLPGVTATKPGSAQTPLPGIVADVVDDTGRSVANGEGGYLVIREPWPSMLRGIWGDRKRYSKTYWNQFDGLYFAGDGAKKDIDGDIWLLGRVDDVMNVSGHRLSTTEIEHALVSHPWVAEAAVVGAADETTGQAVVAFVVVKSDAEGATASGHDIAEALREQVRSRIGALAKPRTILVVSEVPKTRSGKIMRRLLRDVAEHRAIGDVTTLADSSVMDAIKQGLDTGKGE, from the coding sequence ATGGTCAACGACGCCCACCCCCGTCAAGCGCACGGAACCCCAGCCCTCGAAAACCTGTTCACCGAGACGCGCACCTTCCCGCCACTCGTCAGCTTTGCGGCCCACGCGAACGCCACCGCGTATGAGTACAAGAAGGCCGACGCCGACCGCCTCGAGTACTGGCGCGAGCAGGCGCTGCGCCTGTCCTGGCACGAGCCGTTCACCCAGATCCTCGACTGGTCGGACGCCCCGGTTGCCAAGTGGTTCTACGACGGCACCCTCAACGCGTGCGACAACGCCGTGGACCGCCACATCCGCCACGGCCGCGGCGACCGCGTGGCCTTCCACTTCGAGGGCGAGCCCGGCGACACCCAGACCCTCACCTACGCGGACATCCACGAGCGCGTCCAGAAGGCCGCGAATGGCCTGCTCTCCCTGGGCGTCGGCAAGGGCGACCGCGTCGCGATCTACCTCCCGCAGATCCCGGAGGCCGTGGTCGCGATGCTCGCCTGCGCGCGCATCGGCGCCATCCACTCGGTGGTCTTCGGCGGCTTCAGCGCGGAGAGCCTCCGCCAGCGCATCGACGACGCGGAGGCCAAGCTCGTCATTACGGCCGACGGCGGCAACAGGCGGGGCGCCCACCTCGCCTTGAAGCCCCTGGTGGACGAGTCGCTCGCCCCGAGCGAGAACTACCCCACGCCCGCGGCCTCCGTTGAGCACGTGCTCGTGGTGAAGCGCACCGGCCAGGACACCGCTTGGGTTGAGGGCCGCGACCTGTGGTGGCACGACGTCGTGGACCCGCAGCCGGCAGAGCACGAGCCCGAGTGGGTCGATGCCGAGCACCCGCTCTTCATCCTCTACACCTCGGGCACCACGGGGAAGCCCAAGGGGCTGTTCCACACCACCGGCGGCTACCTCACGGGCTCGGCGACCACCCATCGCCTCGTCTTTGACCTCAAGCCGGAGACGGACGTCTACTGGTGCACCGCGGACGTGGGCTGGATCACGGGCCACTCCTACATCGTCTACGGGCCCATGATCAACGGCGCCACTCAGGTGCTCTACGAGGGCACCCCCAACACGCCCAACACGGGCCGCTGGTGGGACATCATCCAGAAGTACAAGGTCTCCATCCTCTACACCGCTCCCACCGCCATCCGCACGGTCATGAAGTGGGGCGAGGCCATCCCCGCGCAGTACGACCTCAGCTCCCTGCGCCTCCTCGGCTCCGTGGGCGAACCCATCAACCCGGAAGCGTGGATGTGGTACCGCGAGCACATCGGCGGCAACCGCTGCCCCGTGGTCGACACTTGGTGGCAGACGGAGACCGGCGCGATCATGATCAGCCCACTACCAGGTGTGACGGCCACCAAGCCGGGTTCGGCTCAGACCCCACTTCCCGGCATTGTGGCCGACGTTGTGGACGACACGGGCCGGAGCGTCGCCAACGGCGAGGGCGGGTATCTGGTCATCCGCGAGCCGTGGCCCTCGATGTTGCGCGGGATCTGGGGAGACCGCAAGCGCTACTCGAAGACCTACTGGAACCAGTTCGACGGCCTCTACTTCGCGGGCGACGGCGCCAAGAAGGACATCGACGGCGACATCTGGCTGCTCGGCCGCGTGGACGACGTCATGAACGTCTCCGGCCACCGGCTGTCCACCACCGAGATCGAGCACGCGCTCGTGTCCCACCCATGGGTGGCAGAAGCCGCGGTGGTGGGGGCCGCGGATGAAACCACCGGCCAGGCCGTGGTGGCGTTCGTGGTGGTGAAGTCGGACGCAGAAGGCGCCACAGCGTCGGGCCACGACATCGCGGAGGCCCTGCGCGAGCAGGTGCGTTCGCGCATCGGCGCGCTCGCCAAGCCACGCACCATCCTGGTGGTGAGCGAGGTGCCGAAGACGCGCTCGGGCAAGATCATGCGGCGGCTGCTGCGCGACGTCGCGGAGCACCGAGCGATCGGCGACGTCACCACCCTTGCCGACAGCTCCGTGATGGACGCGATCAAGCAGGGGCTCGACACCGGCAAGGGCGAGTAG
- a CDS encoding GNAT family N-acetyltransferase, with protein MQNWAVRITVEDPTATDITELLEEHLADMHAESPPESVHALDVERLCADHVTFLAARDDAGTLLGVGALAELDPAHGELKSMRTAHAARGQGVAGAIVAELLELARERGYARVSLETGSQDYFAAAHRLYARNGFEECGPFGDYAEDPNSRFLTLELR; from the coding sequence ATGCAAAACTGGGCTGTGCGCATCACGGTTGAGGACCCCACCGCCACGGACATCACCGAGCTGCTCGAAGAGCACCTCGCGGACATGCACGCGGAGTCACCGCCGGAGTCCGTGCACGCCCTCGACGTGGAGCGGCTGTGCGCGGACCACGTCACGTTCCTCGCGGCACGGGATGACGCGGGCACGCTGCTAGGGGTGGGCGCCCTCGCAGAGCTGGATCCGGCCCACGGCGAGCTCAAATCCATGCGCACCGCCCATGCCGCGCGTGGCCAGGGAGTCGCGGGTGCGATCGTGGCCGAGCTGCTGGAGCTCGCCCGCGAGCGCGGCTACGCGCGAGTGAGTCTGGAGACGGGCAGCCAGGACTACTTCGCGGCCGCTCATCGGCTCTACGCGCGCAACGGCTTCGAGGAGTGCGGCCCCTTCGGCGACTACGCAGAGGACCCAAACTCCCGATTTCTCACTCTCGAGCTTCGCTAG
- a CDS encoding ATP-binding cassette domain-containing protein, with product MSEALLAAASVTRRFGDFTAVDSVSLEVRAGEVVGLLGANGAGKTTLIRMILGLLGASSGEVALFGERPSRATRARLGYVPQGLGLWDSLTVEENLAFVGQTYAGGAIKVPDALAGLSSSLAGGIGLGRQRQVAFAAALGHSPELLVLDEPTSGVDPLSRARLWDAIHAAADAGVGVLVTTHYMQEAQQCDRLLLMSQGRAVAEGGRGRHRG from the coding sequence ATGTCTGAAGCGCTGCTTGCCGCCGCCTCCGTGACCCGAAGGTTCGGCGACTTCACGGCCGTGGACTCGGTCTCTCTCGAGGTGCGCGCCGGAGAGGTGGTGGGCCTCCTGGGCGCCAACGGCGCGGGCAAGACCACTCTCATCCGGATGATCCTTGGGCTGCTTGGGGCCTCCTCCGGCGAGGTCGCGCTGTTTGGCGAGCGGCCGTCCCGCGCCACCCGCGCGCGGCTCGGGTACGTGCCACAGGGCCTGGGGCTGTGGGACTCGCTCACGGTCGAGGAGAATCTCGCGTTCGTGGGTCAGACGTACGCGGGCGGCGCCATCAAAGTGCCCGACGCTCTGGCCGGGCTCTCGTCTTCGCTCGCCGGGGGCATCGGGCTAGGGCGGCAGCGGCAGGTCGCGTTCGCCGCGGCGCTCGGTCACTCGCCGGAGCTGCTCGTGCTCGATGAGCCGACTTCGGGAGTGGATCCCTTGAGCCGCGCCCGGCTGTGGGATGCGATCCACGCGGCCGCGGATGCGGGCGTTGGGGTGCTCGTCACCACCCACTACATGCAGGAGGCGCAGCAGTGCGATCGGCTCTTGCTGATGTCTCAGGGACGGGCCGTTGCGGAGGGGGGGCGAGGCCGACATCGTGGGTGA
- a CDS encoding ATP-binding cassette domain-containing protein, with product MRQRRAQLLEATGLTDATDRLAGQLSGGMRQKLAFSLAMLHRPPLLLLDEPSTGVDPVSRVDLWRMIAQAAADGAAIAMATTYLDEADRAAEVVVLDAGEVLLRGTPGEILDAIPGHVVTGASRGTGPNTWRRGHSFREWVPGDPPPGTPRAVDLEDAVVAASLAKEAAHV from the coding sequence TTGAGGCAGCGTCGGGCGCAACTACTCGAGGCGACCGGCCTCACCGACGCAACCGACCGCCTGGCCGGCCAGCTGTCCGGTGGGATGCGGCAGAAGCTCGCGTTCTCGCTCGCGATGCTGCACCGGCCGCCTCTCCTGCTGTTGGACGAGCCCTCCACGGGCGTTGACCCCGTGAGCCGCGTGGACCTGTGGCGGATGATCGCGCAGGCGGCCGCGGACGGGGCCGCGATCGCGATGGCGACCACGTACCTCGACGAGGCCGACCGCGCCGCCGAGGTGGTGGTGCTCGACGCCGGCGAGGTCCTGCTGCGCGGTACGCCTGGCGAGATCCTCGACGCGATCCCGGGGCACGTGGTGACGGGCGCCTCACGCGGCACGGGCCCCAACACGTGGCGCCGGGGGCACTCGTTCCGCGAGTGGGTGCCGGGCGACCCTCCGCCGGGCACCCCGCGCGCCGTGGACCTCGAGGACGCCGTGGTCGCGGCCTCCCTCGCGAAGGAGGCCGCGCATGTCTGA